A single genomic interval of Neisseria leonii harbors:
- a CDS encoding acetamidase/formamidase family protein, whose amino-acid sequence MRIGSEHTIFSLSASHLPAARAVSGDKVTFETLDCFSNTVKSARDVVSGIDFSKVNPATGPLFVEGAQPGDILKVSIQAIRVAKQGVVVAAPGLGQLAGLVGQEETVVCTVSDTEADYLGIRLPLRKMVGVIGTAAEGEGISTGTPDRHGGNLDTLRITEGSIVYLPVNVEGALLALGDLHAVMGNGEVMGSGLEICGEVDVVVEVLKDVSLPLPFVETEQLYISLASDQNLERACQQAVEQMARFITDHTTLSLNQAGMFLSLAGHLVASQVVNPQRTMRVEVEKALLESVRK is encoded by the coding sequence ATGAGAATTGGTTCGGAGCACACGATTTTTTCGCTGAGTGCGTCCCATCTGCCTGCGGCCAGGGCGGTCAGCGGCGATAAGGTAACGTTCGAGACGTTGGACTGTTTTTCCAATACGGTAAAGAGTGCGCGGGATGTGGTCAGCGGCATTGATTTTTCCAAAGTGAATCCGGCAACCGGCCCGCTTTTTGTCGAGGGTGCACAGCCCGGCGATATTTTGAAGGTGTCCATTCAGGCCATCCGTGTGGCCAAACAGGGGGTGGTAGTGGCCGCGCCGGGACTCGGCCAGCTGGCCGGTTTGGTCGGGCAGGAGGAAACGGTGGTTTGCACGGTTTCCGACACGGAGGCCGATTATTTGGGCATCAGGCTGCCGCTGCGCAAAATGGTCGGTGTGATCGGGACGGCCGCAGAGGGAGAGGGCATCAGTACGGGAACGCCGGACCGGCACGGCGGCAATCTGGATACGCTCCGAATCACGGAGGGATCGATTGTTTATCTGCCTGTCAATGTCGAGGGTGCGCTGCTGGCGCTGGGCGACCTGCATGCGGTGATGGGCAATGGCGAAGTGATGGGATCGGGGCTGGAAATCTGCGGGGAAGTGGATGTGGTGGTGGAAGTGTTGAAAGATGTTTCCCTGCCGCTGCCGTTTGTCGAAACGGAGCAGCTGTATATCAGCCTGGCTTCGGATCAGAATCTGGAACGCGCCTGTCAGCAAGCGGTGGAGCAGATGGCGCGCTTCATTACCGATCATACGACTTTGAGCCTGAATCAGGCCGGTATGTTTTTATCTCTGGCCGGTCATCTGGTGGCATCGCAGGTGGTGAATCCGCAGCGCACCATGCGGGTCGAAGTGGAAAAAGCGCTGCTCGAATCCGTGCGCAAATAA
- the ung gene encoding uracil-DNA glycosylase: MQTWREALGAEKEQLYFRQILDTVRRERQQGIRIYPPAADVFNAFRAVEFSQVKVVILGQDPYHGEGQAHGLAFSVRPGVQIPPSLLNIYKELADDIDGFTVPAHGFLQSWAQQGVLLLNTVLTVRAGQAHSHADLGWTRFTDLVIRRLAEEREHLVFMLWGSHAQKKGAFIDRSRHLVLTSAHPSPLSAYRGFFGSRPFSRANAYLHGHGMAAIDWRLPDRV, from the coding sequence ATGCAGACATGGCGGGAAGCCCTCGGGGCGGAAAAGGAACAGCTGTATTTCCGGCAGATTTTGGACACGGTACGCCGCGAGCGGCAGCAGGGTATCCGTATCTATCCGCCGGCTGCCGATGTATTTAATGCTTTTCGGGCGGTTGAGTTCTCGCAGGTCAAAGTCGTGATACTGGGGCAGGATCCGTATCACGGTGAGGGGCAGGCGCACGGCTTGGCGTTTTCGGTGCGGCCGGGGGTGCAGATTCCGCCTTCTCTGCTGAATATCTACAAAGAGCTGGCAGACGATATTGATGGTTTTACCGTGCCGGCGCACGGTTTTCTGCAAAGCTGGGCACAGCAGGGGGTACTGCTGCTCAATACGGTGCTGACGGTGCGGGCGGGGCAGGCGCATTCCCATGCCGATTTGGGTTGGACACGGTTTACCGATCTGGTTATCCGCCGTTTGGCAGAGGAGCGCGAGCATTTGGTGTTTATGTTATGGGGCAGCCACGCACAGAAGAAAGGCGCGTTTATCGACCGTTCCCGCCATCTGGTGCTGACTTCGGCACACCCCTCGCCGCTGTCGGCTTATCGGGGTTTTTTCGGCAGCCGGCCGTTTTCGCGCGCCAATGCTTATTTGCACGGGCATGGGATGGCGGCCATCGACTGGCGGCTGCCCGATCGGGTGTGA
- the aroA gene encoding 3-phosphoshikimate 1-carboxyvinyltransferase, with translation MTDFIRLDARTLHASTISLPGSKSISNRTLLLAALSDNSCEISSLLKSDDTDRMIEALITLGVQMEFSGEGRLKVHGCGGRFPNPHSDLFLGNAGTAFRPLTAVLAVLGGSHHLHGVPRMHERPIGDLVDALRHAGCRIDYLGNPGYPPLQIGSHSGSGARTIPVKGNVSSQFLTALLMALPLTGEACEIHVEGELISKPYIDITLNLMAKFGVPVENERYQIFRLPAHARYHAPEKLAVEGDASSASYFLAAGLLAATPVRVTGLGRNAIQGDVAFAHELEKIGADVVWGDDFIEVGRCPGQKILPFDLDANHIPDAAMTLAVVALAAGAPCTLRNIGSWRVKETDRIAAMAAELRKVGALVEEEAEAIHITPPAALIADARIDTYDDHRIAMCFSLVSLLGVPVVINDPKCTHKTFPTYFDVFESMTKR, from the coding sequence ATGACCGACTTTATCCGCCTCGATGCACGCACGCTGCACGCTTCCACCATCAGCCTGCCCGGTTCGAAAAGCATCAGCAACCGCACCCTGCTGCTGGCCGCGCTGTCCGACAACAGCTGTGAAATTTCCTCGCTGCTCAAATCGGACGACACCGACCGCATGATTGAAGCCCTGATTACCTTGGGCGTGCAGATGGAATTTTCCGGAGAAGGCCGTCTGAAAGTCCACGGTTGCGGCGGCCGTTTTCCCAATCCGCACAGTGATTTGTTTCTCGGCAATGCAGGAACGGCCTTCCGCCCGCTGACAGCCGTTCTGGCTGTTTTGGGCGGCAGCCACCATCTGCACGGGGTACCGCGTATGCACGAGCGGCCGATCGGCGATTTGGTCGATGCCCTGCGCCATGCGGGCTGCCGTATCGATTATTTGGGCAACCCCGGCTACCCGCCGCTGCAAATCGGCAGCCACAGCGGCAGCGGTGCGCGCACGATTCCGGTCAAAGGCAATGTATCCAGCCAATTTCTGACCGCCCTCCTGATGGCTTTGCCGCTGACGGGCGAGGCCTGTGAGATTCATGTCGAAGGCGAACTGATTTCCAAGCCCTATATCGACATCACGCTCAATCTGATGGCGAAATTCGGCGTGCCGGTGGAAAACGAGCGGTATCAAATTTTCCGCCTGCCCGCGCACGCGCGCTACCATGCGCCCGAAAAACTGGCGGTAGAAGGCGATGCGTCCAGCGCGTCTTACTTTCTCGCGGCGGGGCTGCTGGCCGCCACGCCCGTGCGCGTAACCGGTTTGGGCAGAAACGCGATTCAGGGCGACGTGGCTTTTGCGCACGAATTGGAAAAAATCGGTGCCGATGTGGTGTGGGGCGACGATTTCATCGAAGTGGGCCGCTGCCCCGGGCAAAAAATCCTGCCTTTCGATTTGGACGCCAACCATATTCCCGATGCGGCGATGACGCTGGCCGTGGTCGCGCTGGCTGCCGGCGCACCCTGCACGCTGCGCAATATCGGCTCCTGGCGGGTGAAAGAAACCGACCGCATCGCCGCAATGGCGGCCGAGTTGCGCAAAGTGGGCGCGTTGGTGGAAGAAGAAGCCGAGGCCATACACATTACGCCGCCTGCCGCGCTGATTGCCGATGCGCGCATCGATACATACGACGACCACCGCATCGCCATGTGTTTTTCGCTGGTTTCCCTGCTGGGCGTACCCGTCGTCATCAATGACCCGAAATGCACGCACAAAACTTTCCCGACCTATTTCGATGTATTCGAATCCATGACAAAACGCTGA
- the waaF gene encoding lipopolysaccharide heptosyltransferase II encodes MSKQILIISPSWIGDCVMTQPLYRRLHELHPGCAVDVFAPKWSMAVFERMPQVRRVLENPFGHGALEWKRRWQCGRELGKSGYDQVIVLPGSFKSALIARAGGIRQRTGYVGEMRYPLLNDIRKLDKTALPLMVDRYTALAYPPNGFNGTSDYPSLHVHAADAAAACAKHGLNRDRPIAAFCPGAEYGPAKRWPARHFAGLAKLYTAQGYQIWLFGSQKDFAAADTINRLSDGLCVNLCGQTSLAEAIDLLSLAETVVCNDSGLMHLAAALGCRVVAVYGSSSPHHTPPLSSRADIVSLNLPCSPCFKRECPLGHTACLNDITPQTVWQYARPQHGG; translated from the coding sequence ATGAGCAAACAAATTCTGATTATTTCCCCCAGCTGGATCGGCGACTGCGTGATGACCCAGCCGCTCTACCGCCGTCTGCACGAATTACATCCCGGCTGCGCGGTAGATGTCTTTGCCCCGAAATGGTCGATGGCCGTCTTCGAGCGTATGCCGCAAGTACGCCGCGTGCTGGAAAATCCGTTCGGACACGGCGCACTGGAATGGAAACGGCGCTGGCAGTGCGGACGGGAATTGGGCAAAAGCGGCTACGATCAGGTCATCGTCCTGCCCGGATCATTCAAATCGGCACTGATTGCCCGTGCCGGCGGCATCAGGCAGCGCACGGGCTATGTCGGCGAAATGCGTTATCCCCTGCTCAACGACATCCGCAAACTCGACAAAACCGCACTGCCCCTGATGGTGGACCGCTACACCGCACTGGCCTATCCCCCCAACGGCTTCAACGGTACTTCCGATTATCCCTCCCTGCACGTTCATGCGGCCGACGCCGCAGCGGCCTGTGCCAAACACGGCTTAAACCGCGACCGCCCGATTGCCGCCTTCTGCCCCGGTGCGGAATACGGCCCGGCCAAACGCTGGCCTGCCCGTCATTTTGCCGGACTGGCAAAACTGTATACCGCCCAAGGCTATCAGATCTGGCTGTTCGGCTCGCAAAAAGATTTTGCCGCTGCCGACACCATCAACCGCCTTTCAGACGGCCTGTGTGTCAATCTGTGCGGCCAAACCAGCTTGGCCGAAGCCATCGATCTCCTGTCGCTGGCCGAAACCGTTGTCTGCAACGACAGCGGGCTGATGCACCTGGCTGCCGCCCTCGGCTGCCGTGTGGTGGCCGTTTACGGTTCTTCCAGTCCGCACCACACCCCCCCCCTGAGCAGCCGCGCCGACATCGTCAGCCTGAACCTGCCGTGCAGCCCCTGTTTCAAACGCGAATGCCCGCTCGGGCATACCGCCTGCCTGAACGACATCACGCCGCAAACTGTCTGGCAGTATGCCCGCCCGCAACACGGCGGCTGA
- a CDS encoding acetyl-CoA C-acyltransferase, with the protein MPINRSVIVKSLREAYIVAATRTPIGKAPRGMLRTTRPDDMLAHVIRAVVAQTPGLDPAEINDVVAGCAFPEAEAGMNFARIGALLAGLPNTVGGITINRYCSSGINALQIAADRIRTGEAEAVIAAGSESMSMIPMMGNKVSLNPEIFAKEENYGIAYGMGLTAEKVAEQWNVSREDQDAFAFESHRRALKAIAEGKFKAEITPIEAVYRTADLDSREAKETRKLCDTDEGPRADTSLEGLAKLKPVFAAQGSVTAGNASQMSDGAGALLVVSEDVLKRYNLTPIARYEGFAVRGVPPEIMGIGPKEAIPAVLKSSGKSLADIKWIELNEAFAAQALAVIRDLNLDTELVNPNGGAIALGHPLGATGAIRAATAIHGLRQQGKTGYAMVTMCIGTGMGAAGLIEVL; encoded by the coding sequence ATGCCAATAAACAGGAGTGTTATTGTGAAATCATTACGAGAAGCCTATATTGTCGCCGCTACCCGCACCCCCATCGGCAAAGCACCGCGCGGTATGCTGCGTACCACACGTCCCGACGATATGCTGGCGCATGTTATCCGTGCCGTTGTGGCACAAACGCCGGGTTTGGATCCGGCCGAGATTAACGATGTGGTGGCCGGCTGTGCCTTTCCCGAAGCCGAAGCAGGCATGAATTTTGCCCGTATCGGCGCGCTGCTGGCCGGACTGCCCAATACCGTGGGCGGCATCACCATCAACCGGTATTGCTCATCGGGCATTAACGCCCTGCAAATCGCTGCCGACCGTATCCGTACGGGTGAGGCCGAAGCCGTGATTGCGGCGGGTAGTGAAAGCATGTCGATGATTCCGATGATGGGCAACAAAGTGTCGCTCAATCCGGAAATTTTCGCCAAAGAAGAAAATTACGGCATTGCCTACGGCATGGGTCTGACTGCCGAAAAAGTGGCCGAGCAGTGGAATGTGAGCCGTGAAGATCAGGACGCATTTGCGTTCGAGAGCCACCGCCGCGCCCTGAAGGCCATTGCCGAGGGTAAATTCAAAGCCGAAATCACGCCGATTGAAGCGGTATACCGTACGGCCGATTTGGACAGCCGCGAAGCGAAAGAAACCCGCAAACTGTGCGATACCGACGAAGGCCCGCGTGCCGACACTTCTTTGGAAGGCTTGGCGAAGTTGAAACCCGTCTTCGCCGCCCAAGGCAGCGTCACCGCAGGCAATGCGTCGCAGATGTCCGATGGCGCGGGTGCGCTCCTGGTGGTCAGCGAAGACGTACTCAAACGCTACAATCTCACGCCGATTGCCCGCTACGAAGGTTTCGCTGTACGCGGCGTGCCGCCCGAAATCATGGGCATCGGCCCGAAAGAAGCCATTCCTGCCGTCTTGAAATCCAGCGGCAAATCACTGGCCGACATCAAATGGATTGAGCTGAACGAAGCCTTTGCCGCGCAGGCTTTGGCCGTGATCCGCGATTTGAATCTGGATACCGAACTGGTGAATCCCAACGGCGGCGCGATTGCGCTCGGCCACCCTTTGGGTGCCACCGGTGCCATTCGTGCCGCCACTGCCATTCACGGTCTGCGCCAACAGGGCAAAACCGGCTATGCCATGGTTACCATGTGTATCGGTACGGGCATGGGTGCGGCCGGCCTGATTGAAGTACTCTGA
- a CDS encoding FixH family protein, with the protein MSERQSKVWYKEPWPWILMAGPMIVVVAGLSTFYIAKTNMADLVSDDYYKEGKYIDLNLKRDREALKRNMAAQVLVSPESNSAKVFVSGDFDRSTPLKLVFLHPAKKEQDQTVELSVDQAVSGDKALYSAAFRTLPKTQHWYVRVEDAAGVWRLDDKWIVSQGHAVNLKPKDYAKK; encoded by the coding sequence ATGAGCGAGAGACAGTCGAAAGTTTGGTATAAAGAACCGTGGCCGTGGATTTTGATGGCCGGGCCGATGATTGTGGTGGTGGCCGGTTTGAGTACGTTTTACATTGCCAAAACCAATATGGCGGATCTGGTGAGCGACGACTACTACAAAGAAGGCAAATACATCGATTTGAACTTGAAGCGCGACCGGGAAGCCCTGAAACGCAATATGGCGGCACAGGTGCTGGTCAGCCCTGAGAGCAATAGTGCCAAAGTGTTTGTCAGCGGCGATTTCGACCGCAGTACGCCGTTGAAGCTGGTTTTTCTGCATCCGGCCAAAAAAGAACAGGATCAGACGGTTGAACTGTCTGTCGATCAGGCGGTATCGGGCGATAAAGCGCTGTACAGTGCCGCTTTCCGCACACTGCCGAAAACCCAGCACTGGTATGTGCGGGTGGAAGATGCGGCGGGTGTGTGGCGGCTGGACGACAAGTGGATTGTCAGCCAGGGCCATGCGGTTAATCTGAAACCCAAAGATTACGCCAAAAAATAA
- a CDS encoding choline BCCT transporter BetT: MNRKALPGSNSGLNPPVFYISAGIILLISLFAVLLPEVADQTFKAVQAAIVENASWYYVLTVAIILLFAVYLGMSRLGNIKLGPDHAKPDYSNFSWFAMLFSAGMGIGLMFFGVAEPVMHFLTPPLGEGGTVAAAREAMRLTFFHWGLHAWSVYAVVALILAFFAYRHNLPLTLRSALYPLIGDKIYGPIGHAVDIFAVVGTLFGLATSLGYGALQVNTGLNHLFPVIPVGTVSQVVLIAVICALATVSVASGLDKGVKFLSELNMGMAVVLLLFVLLAGSTVFLLQAFVQNVGYYLSNIVSMTFNLYAYQKTDWFGGWTILYWGWWISWAPFVGLFIARVSRGRTIREFVLGVLFVPAGFTFFWMTVFGNSAIDMIFNQGITSLSDVISADVSLALFAFLEQLPFSTVFIYIGLAMIVVFFITSADSGALVMDMLCAYGKGSKGLRYRVFWSAGAGVVAVALLLAGGLGALQTMAIASALPFVTVLMIAMYGLFKALRIDAQKQEILQQNLTTPLPAQGSGAWRERLQLIMDFPNRKTVSRFVDTTVKQACEEVAAELGQTGVRAEVAQPEAGWVTLTIHHGEEIDFVYQVFTAKHIQPAFVQADNPASEDQEYYRAEVHLREGGQDYDIMGWSKEGVINDIVSQYHRHMHFLHQLR; the protein is encoded by the coding sequence ATGAACCGAAAAGCCCTGCCGGGCAGTAACAGCGGGCTGAATCCGCCCGTGTTCTATATTTCGGCCGGCATTATCCTGCTGATCAGCCTGTTTGCCGTGCTGCTGCCCGAAGTTGCCGACCAGACATTCAAAGCCGTTCAGGCGGCCATTGTGGAAAATGCCAGCTGGTATTACGTCCTGACCGTCGCCATTATCCTGCTTTTTGCCGTGTATTTGGGTATGTCGCGTCTGGGCAACATCAAACTGGGGCCGGATCATGCCAAACCCGATTACAGCAATTTTTCCTGGTTTGCCATGCTGTTTTCCGCCGGCATGGGCATCGGTCTGATGTTTTTCGGCGTGGCCGAGCCGGTCATGCACTTTCTGACTCCGCCGCTGGGCGAAGGCGGCACGGTGGCTGCCGCACGCGAAGCCATGCGCCTGACTTTTTTCCATTGGGGGCTGCACGCTTGGAGCGTTTATGCTGTCGTCGCGCTGATTCTGGCTTTTTTTGCCTACCGCCACAACCTGCCGCTGACTCTGCGTTCGGCACTGTATCCCTTAATCGGCGATAAAATCTACGGCCCCATCGGCCATGCCGTCGATATTTTCGCCGTGGTCGGCACCCTGTTCGGTCTGGCTACCTCATTGGGCTACGGTGCATTGCAGGTCAATACCGGTCTGAACCATCTGTTTCCCGTCATTCCTGTCGGCACGGTCAGCCAAGTGGTGCTGATTGCCGTCATCTGCGCCCTGGCCACCGTATCCGTGGCTTCGGGCTTGGATAAAGGCGTGAAGTTCCTGTCCGAGCTCAATATGGGCATGGCGGTGGTACTGCTGCTGTTTGTCCTGCTGGCCGGTTCCACCGTCTTTCTGCTTCAAGCGTTTGTACAAAACGTCGGCTATTATCTGTCAAACATTGTCAGCATGACATTCAACCTGTATGCCTACCAGAAAACCGACTGGTTTGGCGGTTGGACCATTCTCTATTGGGGCTGGTGGATCAGTTGGGCTCCGTTTGTCGGCCTGTTTATCGCCCGCGTTTCGCGCGGCCGCACCATCCGTGAATTTGTTCTCGGCGTACTGTTCGTTCCCGCCGGTTTTACATTCTTCTGGATGACGGTATTCGGCAATTCCGCCATCGATATGATTTTCAACCAAGGCATCACATCACTGTCCGATGTCATTTCGGCCGACGTTTCGCTCGCACTGTTCGCCTTTTTGGAGCAACTGCCGTTTTCCACCGTCTTTATCTACATCGGTTTGGCGATGATTGTGGTGTTTTTCATTACCTCGGCCGATTCCGGCGCATTGGTGATGGATATGCTCTGTGCCTACGGGAAAGGCAGCAAAGGCCTGCGCTACCGTGTATTCTGGTCGGCCGGTGCGGGTGTCGTGGCCGTGGCACTGCTGCTGGCCGGGGGACTGGGCGCACTGCAAACCATGGCGATTGCCAGCGCACTGCCGTTTGTTACCGTTTTGATGATTGCCATGTACGGCCTGTTTAAAGCCCTCCGCATCGATGCGCAGAAACAGGAAATCCTCCAACAAAACCTCACTACCCCCCTGCCTGCACAGGGCAGCGGTGCTTGGCGCGAGCGCTTGCAGCTGATTATGGATTTTCCGAACCGGAAAACCGTGAGCCGCTTTGTCGACACCACCGTCAAACAGGCGTGCGAAGAAGTCGCTGCCGAACTGGGCCAGACCGGCGTCCGTGCCGAAGTCGCCCAACCCGAAGCAGGTTGGGTAACCCTGACTATCCACCATGGCGAGGAAATCGACTTTGTTTATCAGGTTTTCACCGCCAAACATATCCAGCCGGCATTCGTACAGGCAGACAATCCTGCCTCCGAAGATCAGGAATATTACCGCGCCGAGGTGCATCTGCGCGAAGGCGGTCAGGATTACGACATCATGGGTTGGAGCAAAGAAGGTGTCATCAACGACATAGTCAGCCAATATCACCGCCATATGCACTTTCTGCACCAATTGCGCTGA
- the ccoG gene encoding cytochrome c oxidase accessory protein CcoG produces MSTVAPKEPKEQVITLYQSSKRIHPKMAKGRFANWRVAAIAATQFVFYVIPWFNWSGRQAVLFDIPGRNFFIFGLSFGMGDLIYLALLLMICAFGLFWWTTIAGRLWCGYACPQTVYTEIMLWIDHLVEGDRNKRLKLDKEPWNARKIRIKAVKYLLIFLVAAWTGITFAGWFNPIRELVPDLFAGQVGGWALGTAVFYGFVTWLFGHIMREQVCLHMCPYARFQSAMFDKDTLVISYDAARGEPRGARKKNVRPGETALGDCINCTMCVQVCPVGIDIRDGLQYQCIGCAACIDACDEIMDKMNYPRGLIRYTTEGVLANEYADRDIKKRLARPRVLGYGAVLLAAAVAFLAGVILRETMAVDVIKDRGVMVRENNQGWTENAYNLRIINTSEQDRVLTAAVSGFDEIALTGLPADGLRVPAGETLTVPVQVSTIPEYADKGSHPIEFTFTYADADTPQQTRTFREKATFIGE; encoded by the coding sequence ATGAGCACTGTGGCACCGAAAGAACCGAAAGAGCAGGTCATTACGCTTTATCAGAGCAGCAAGCGTATTCACCCGAAAATGGCCAAAGGCCGTTTTGCCAACTGGCGGGTGGCGGCGATTGCGGCGACCCAGTTCGTGTTTTATGTGATTCCGTGGTTCAATTGGAGCGGCCGCCAAGCCGTGCTGTTCGACATTCCCGGCCGCAACTTCTTTATTTTCGGCCTGTCGTTCGGTATGGGCGATTTGATTTATCTGGCACTGCTGCTGATGATTTGCGCTTTCGGCCTGTTCTGGTGGACGACGATAGCAGGCCGTCTGTGGTGCGGCTATGCCTGCCCGCAAACGGTCTATACCGAAATCATGCTGTGGATTGATCATTTGGTGGAGGGCGACCGCAACAAACGTCTGAAACTGGATAAAGAGCCGTGGAATGCGCGCAAAATCCGCATCAAGGCCGTCAAATATCTCTTAATCTTCCTGGTTGCCGCATGGACGGGGATTACCTTTGCCGGCTGGTTCAACCCGATTCGCGAATTGGTGCCGGACCTGTTTGCGGGACAGGTCGGCGGCTGGGCATTGGGAACGGCGGTATTTTACGGCTTTGTTACTTGGCTGTTCGGCCACATCATGCGCGAGCAGGTGTGCCTGCATATGTGTCCGTACGCGCGCTTTCAGAGTGCGATGTTCGACAAAGACACGCTGGTGATTTCCTATGATGCCGCACGGGGCGAGCCGAGAGGTGCGCGCAAGAAAAACGTGCGCCCCGGGGAGACGGCCTTGGGCGACTGCATCAACTGCACCATGTGCGTTCAGGTATGCCCCGTGGGCATCGACATCCGCGACGGCCTGCAATATCAGTGTATCGGCTGTGCCGCCTGTATCGATGCCTGCGATGAAATCATGGACAAAATGAATTATCCGCGCGGCCTGATCCGCTATACCACCGAAGGCGTACTGGCAAACGAATATGCGGACAGGGACATTAAAAAACGTTTGGCACGACCGCGCGTATTGGGTTATGGTGCGGTGCTGCTGGCGGCGGCTGTTGCTTTTTTGGCCGGCGTGATATTGCGCGAAACCATGGCGGTGGATGTGATTAAGGACCGCGGCGTGATGGTGCGGGAAAATAATCAGGGTTGGACGGAAAACGCCTATAATCTGCGCATTATCAATACCAGCGAGCAAGACCGTGTTTTGACGGCCGCCGTCAGCGGTTTTGACGAAATCGCGCTGACCGGCCTGCCCGCAGACGGCCTCAGAGTACCGGCGGGCGAAACCCTTACCGTGCCGGTACAGGTATCCACCATTCCCGAATACGCCGATAAAGGCAGCCACCCGATTGAGTTTACCTTTACCTACGCCGATGCCGACACGCCGCAGCAGACCCGCACGTTCCGCGAAAAAGCCACTTTTATCGGAGAATAA